The following proteins are co-located in the Spirochaetota bacterium genome:
- a CDS encoding AraC family transcriptional regulator, whose product FWLVMRHFPRRYIAEHVFSAVNDQGMLSRITSLFERHRGERLSIAAMADECGMSGSYFAHSAARVLGMPPMRAFMLYKMERARRMLETGSSVTEVSGALGFKSPFHFSRLFKKAYGRPPLAFRKGQSRDV is encoded by the coding sequence CTTCTGGCTTGTCATGCGTCATTTCCCGCGCCGCTACATTGCAGAGCACGTGTTCTCCGCCGTGAACGATCAGGGCATGCTGTCGCGGATCACATCGCTCTTCGAGCGGCATAGGGGCGAACGCCTTTCCATCGCGGCGATGGCCGATGAATGCGGCATGAGCGGAAGCTATTTCGCCCATTCGGCGGCACGTGTCCTCGGCATGCCGCCGATGCGCGCGTTCATGCTCTACAAGATGGAGCGTGCGCGGCGCATGCTTGAGACGGGCTCATCGGTGACCGAGGTGAGCGGGGCGCTCGGGTTCAAGAGCCCGTTCCACTTTTCCCGGCTCTTCAAAAAGGCGTACGGCAGGCCGCCGCTCGCGTTCCGGAAGGGACAGAGCAGGGACGTATAG